Part of the Usitatibacter palustris genome, ACGTACCTGCGCAACTACGCGGTGCTGAACGTCAAGGATCGACTCGCGCGGATCGATGGCGTTGGACAGGTTCTGCTGTTCGGTTCGGGTGACTACTCGATGCGCGTGTGGCTCGATCCCCGCAAGGTTGCTGAACGCGGGTTGTCCGCGAGCGACGTCGTGCGCGCCATCCGCGAGCAGAACGTGCAGGCCGCGGCGGGTGTCGTCGGTGCGTCGCCGGGACTCTCCGGTCTCGATCTGCAGCTCTCGATCAACGCGCAGGGCCGCCTCACATCCGAGGAAGAGTTCGGCGAGATCATCGTGCGGACGGATCCGAACGGTGCCGTCACCCGGCTGAAGGACGTCGCGCGCCTGGAGCTGGGTGCTTCAGAGTACGCGCTGCGCTCGCTGCTCGATAACAAGCCCGCGGTCGCGGTGCCGATCTTCGCCGCACCGAATGCCAATGCCCTCTCGATCTCCGACAACGTCCGCGCGACGATGTCCGAGATCAAGAAGACCATGCCCGAGGGCGTGGACTACAAGATCGTCTACGACCCGACGCAGTTCGTGCGCGCTTCCATCAAGGCGGTCATCACGACGTTGCTCGAAGCGATCCTGCTCGTCGTGCTGGTGGTGATCCTGTTCCTGCAGACCTGGCGCGCATCCGTCATTCCGCTCGCCGCGGTGCCGGTGTCGGTGATCGGCACGTTCGCCGTGCTGCACCTCTTCGGCTTCTCTATTAATGCGCTCTCGCTGTTTGGCCTGGTACTCGCCATCGGCATCGTGGTGGACGACGCGATCGTCGTCGTGGAGAACGTCGAAAGGAACATCGAAGCGGGGCTTTCACCGCGGGACGCAACGTATCGGGCCATGCGGGAAGTCTCCGGCCCGATCATCGCGATCGCCCTGGTGCTGATCGCCGTGTTCGTGCCGATCGCGTTCATCAGCGGGCTCTCGGGTCAGTTCTACAAGCAGTTCGCGCTGACGATTGCGATCTCCACGGTGATCTCGGCGATCAACTCGCTGACACTCTCCCCTGCCCTCGCCGCGATCCTGCTCAAGGGCCACAAGGAACCCAAGGACGCGCTCACCCGCGCCATGGACAGCGTGTTCGGCAAATTCTTCGGCTGGTTCAACCGCGTGTTCAAGCGTGGCAGCGAGGCGTACTCGACCGGCGTGACGAAGTCGATCGCTCGCAAGGGCGCGATGATGGCCGTGTTCGCCGTGCTCGCACTCGCGACTGCTGGTCTGTTCAAGGTGGTGCCGAGCGGCTTCGTGCCGCAGCAGGACAAGCAGTACCTGATCGGCTTCGCGCAGTTGCCTGAAGGTGCGACGCTCGACCGCACGGAAGCGGTGATCCGCAAGATGGGCGAGATCGCGCTCGCTCACCCCGGTGTGTCGAACGCGGTGGCCTTCCCCGGCCTCTCGATCAATGGCTTCACCAACAGCTCCAACGCCGGCATCGTCTTCACGCCGTTGAAGCCGTTCGACGAGCGCAAGGGCAAGGGCATGAGCGGCAACGAGATCGCGGCGGAGCTGAACAAGCAGTTCGCCACGATCCCGGAAGCGTTCATCGCGATCTTCCCGCCCCCGCCCGTTCAAGGGCTGGGAACGACCGGTGGCTTCAAGCTGCAGGTGGAGGACCGCGCGTCGCTGGGCTTCGAAGGACTCGATGGTGCGATGAAGGCGTTCCTCGCGAAGGCATGGCAGGCGCC contains:
- a CDS encoding efflux RND transporter permease subunit translates to MNLSKFFIDRPIFAGVLSVLMVLAGLIAMRVLPIAEYPEVVPPSVVVRANYPGANPKVIAETVATPLEESINGVEGMLYMGSQATTDGRMTLTVTFKLGTDPDKAQQLVQNRIKEAEARLPEEVRRLGLTTAKGATDLTMVVHLTSPNERYDMTYLRNYAVLNVKDRLARIDGVGQVLLFGSGDYSMRVWLDPRKVAERGLSASDVVRAIREQNVQAAAGVVGASPGLSGLDLQLSINAQGRLTSEEEFGEIIVRTDPNGAVTRLKDVARLELGASEYALRSLLDNKPAVAVPIFAAPNANALSISDNVRATMSEIKKTMPEGVDYKIVYDPTQFVRASIKAVITTLLEAILLVVLVVILFLQTWRASVIPLAAVPVSVIGTFAVLHLFGFSINALSLFGLVLAIGIVVDDAIVVVENVERNIEAGLSPRDATYRAMREVSGPIIAIALVLIAVFVPIAFISGLSGQFYKQFALTIAISTVISAINSLTLSPALAAILLKGHKEPKDALTRAMDSVFGKFFGWFNRVFKRGSEAYSTGVTKSIARKGAMMAVFAVLALATAGLFKVVPSGFVPQQDKQYLIGFAQLPEGATLDRTEAVIRKMGEIALAHPGVSNAVAFPGLSINGFTNSSNAGIVFTPLKPFDERKGKGMSGNEIAAELNKQFATIPEAFIAIFPPPPVQGLGTTGGFKLQVEDRASLGFEGLDGAMKAFLAKAWQAPELQGVFSSFQVNVPQLYADIDRTKARQLAVPVTEVFDTMQIYLGSLYVNDFNKFGRTYSVRVQADAPYRARAEDVGSLKVRSTTGEMVPLSALLSVKHSAGPERAMRYNGFLAGDINGRAAPGYSSGQAQDAVERIAKETLPAGVSFEWTELTYQEILAGNSALWVFPIAILLVFLVLAALYESLVLPLSIILIVPMAMLAGLTGVWLTNGDNNIFTQIGLMVLVGLSAKNAILIVEFARELELAGRDPVRAAIEAARLRLRPILMTSMAFVMGVVPLAFATGAGSEMRRAMGVAVFSGMIGVTLFGIFLTPVFYVLLRKLAGNRKLKHHGEAVAQEAFAGTDD